GCCGAGAGCTAGTGTTCCATCTCTAAAGAATCAACCAAATGCTAATATTGCATCAGGTAGATCTTATCCTGTCAACTACTGATGCACTATTTCCTTTACTGATATCATGGTACATTTTTATTCTTTGTGTAATTGCTACCCATGAGCTTTCTCCTTTAAATAGCTCCAGAACATCCAGACACATTGCATGCACAGGTAGACTGTTTCTTAAATCAAGCTGATTCCAGTATGTCTCTCATTACATGGCTGCACCAATGTTTAGGTCCACCAAGGTATTCACGGCCTGGCCCATCCAACAAGTCACTGATTAGACCAAGAAAAGCTCCAACAACTGCATTTTATCCACCTGCTATAGATCTCCATGGTGAGCATATTTTCCACATATTTGAAGTTTCATTATCAATTGCCTTGTTCCTTTCATGAACTAATATTCACTAAAAAAAAACTAATACGTAGGATCTGTGGCACCACCAAAATCAAGAACCTCCCCTTTCAGCAGTGCGAAGAGAGATGGCACGCCAGTTGCTGCACCCCCAACTGAAATGCATAGACATTTGGTCCCAACAAATAATTCACCCTCAAAAGGTAATTGCTCCAAAATTTTGTAGTATAGAATTATAGAATGTAAAAACATGAATTCTGCCATCAACTATTCATTTAGGTTCTTACCGTATGTCAAACCCTGCCACATGAAGATAAGCCCTAAAATTTCGCATATTGTCCATCACGACCCGACCTGAAAGTCCTACCGACCCAATAACTTGGATATAATGGGTCTCAATCATGTGGCTCAAGAATGCTCAAGTCTGAGTTATTAGACTCATCTAGCTTATCTACCATCATAATCCTCTTGCACTTTCAATGTGAAACTGAGTGAGATATTACAATTTCCCTACTTAAAGGCTATATGTTCTCATCAACCCCATCAGACTGTTGTCATTTCTGAGGAGGTGGCATCCAAGGCCTATGTGCAAACTTTGAGGGATTCATGGCAAAATACACTGTGATACCAAACATCATCCATTTTAGCACTTCCATAATTAAGCTCCAATATCCAGTGATAAGCATACTTGATGGGACTgttttttcaactctttttccaATTCACAAGCAGACAACTAGAAAATGAGTGGCAAAGCCTGCCTTTGCACCGTTGTCTACATTGTTGCCATCATCACACCTTTCAGGTGGATAATACAATTTCATGTTAAGTGATTTTCATTGTGCACAAGTTTGTGATCTTTCAGATATTTAACATTCTTTTCTCATTTTGGTTTCGTTTGAAGCTCCTATGGTTACTCCAGCTCCTGAAGTCATCCCCAAGTATAGCCGACCACATCATGCTTCACCCTTTCATCAAGGTAGCAACACATATGGAAAAAATGGAGAGATAAATGAGGAAGGGATAGGGTCTAAACTAACATAACTgcttttatctttgacaaattttccCCTCTGCTGCAGGCCCCTCTTTTTCTCCAACCCTGGCTCCAGCTCCTTCACAATCATCACCAATTCCTTCTGGCTCAAATGAGTGTAAATTTTAACCTTGTCTTATAACCTactcaaagtttttttttttttgttttttttttctggttattTTATTATGTTTGTGTCTACAGGGCTAAATCATTCTCCTACAATTTCTCCTAGCTCTCATCCTGTGACCTCAAGTGCAGCCCCACCGCCGCCTATCTGGTTGCTGCCACCTCCACCTCCTAACATGGGTATATACATCCTGCACACATTTGTCAGCCAGTTAAACCATTTGATGTTCACATATAActtaaaatttgatattttttgcattaaatatgataacttaCTTATGTTTGAATGCAGATTGCAATTGGTTAATCTGCACAGAGCCTTCAACAAATCCACCTCCAGGATCACCATGTATTTGTGTCTTGCCAATTAGAGTTGGTCTTCGTCTTAGTGTTACACTATATACATTCTTTCCTTTGGTCCCTCAGTTTGCTGAAGAAATTGCCTTTGGAATCTATATGAAACAAAGTCAAGTGCGCATTATGGGAGCAAATGTTGCCAGCGACGAGCCAGAGAACACAATTGTCCTCATTGATTTGGTGCCTAGAGAAGAGCTGTTTGACAATACTACAGCATTTTTAACATTCGAGAAGTTTTGGCATAAGGATATCGTCATAAACACATCACTTTTTGGTGAATATGCTGTTTTATATGTTCTTTATCCAGGTTTGTATACTCTTCATTTTCTTTGGCAAATAGTAGTATTTATCTTATTATGATTTTAACTATCTGTTGAGCTGATCACTGTGATTAGAAAGAGAAAAATATGCTTCAATGAAAATTTGTACTTATTAATTAGTTATCTGTTATTGGCACTTGATGTCACGATACAATATGTTTTAGATAATGGACCACAAGAAGTCGAAAAAAAGGACTTGTGCTTTTGGCTGAACATTTGCTCCATGCAGGTGTCTCTGTGTATTTGTTTGGGACATGGTAATTTAAAGCGTTAACATGTATGTGGGAATAgctcataaaaaaataatgtacATGTCATATGGCTTTGCAGCTTGCCATAAGTTCTCTTTACCATTACTTCTTTTCCCACTCTGCTCATCTATGCAGGGCTTCCTCCATCTCCACCAAGAGCACCAGCCGATATTAATTTTGGTGATGGGACATCTGGTAATAGCAATAATGGAAGGACGATAAAGCCCCTTGGTGTTGATGTGAGAAAACAAAAGGAGAAGACCAGTGGAAACTTAATTGCTGTTATTGTTCTATCATCATTTGTAGCACTCACTTTATGTGTGGGTGCTGCATGGTTCCTGTTATTGAAAAAAAGATGTCATAGTCATATGGCTGCAGCACATCTGCATAAAGTGCTGCCATTATTTGCAAGAACCTCAGGTACATTCTTATAAAGTCGATAAACCTGTATCTTATTTTACCAGAAGATCTATTCCGAACATCAGAAAAGCAAATATCCTTTTCGGTTAAATAGTTTACTGAAAATGGAAGacaaatttctttctttcttttccacaTTTTATTAATGTCAGCACTGTTCTCTCATACTTGCAAGAGGACTTCAAAAATACCAAAGAAGATGTTTTGTAtgtaagaaaagaagaaaacctTTTGGCTTAATTGGTCTAGTGAAAATGGAAAGtgaattcttcctttctttttgaccatTCATTATTTCATCACTCTTCTCATAATTGCAAGAGGACTTCAATCTACCTGCATTTTGCTAACTCATGAGTTCCATAAAGTTGACTTGTATTTGttggtttatatttttattttgatatgttTGCCAAAATAATGTAGGGACCAAACACATGATGTTGGGAAATAGGCCTTGTTCAGAATCTGCTTCCTTCAGTTCTAGTGTTGCAACATATACTGGATCAGCAAAGACATTTACTCTGGCCGAAATTGAAAAGGCTACAAACAGATTCGATGAAAGTAAAATTATTGGAGAAGGTGGTTTCGGACGAGTCTACCAAGGCACGCTTGAAGATGGAATCAGAGTGGCTGTGAAGGTTCTTAAGAGAGATGACCAGCAGAGTGGACGGGAGTTTTTTGCGGAGGTCGAGATGCTAAATCGTTTACATCACAGGAACTTGGTCAAGTTGATTGGTATCTGCATGGGGGAAGCTGCACGATGCCTTGTTTATGAACTAGTTCCAAATGGAAGCGTGGAATCTCACTTGCATGGTAAGCAAAGTAAGGCTTCAGAATACTTTCATTTATTGCTTGATTCTCAAGTTCCAATAGTTTTAGATTACTAGTTTGAAGTTCGTGGTTCCACTGATTGCTTATTGAATACCGTGTCTCATAAGAGAATAATAAGAGAATAGATACTTGTGTCCGATTCAAGTCATAACATTTGCTTCACAAGTAATATTAGTTCTTTAATCAGGAGTGGACAAGGAAACTGCTCCGCTCGACTGGAATTCTCGTATGAAGATTACACTTGGTGCAGCTCGAGGCCTTGCCTATTTGCATGAAGATTCAAGCCCTCGGGTCATACATCGAGATTTCAAGTCCAGCAACATCTTACTCGAGCATGATTACACTCCCAAGGTATCGGATTTTGGCCTGGCTCGAGCTGCTTTAGATGAGGGGAATTTGCACATCTCAACGCGAGTTATGGGAACTTTTGGGTAAGCTCTAAAACTCTAAGATTTCTGTTATAGAACTTTGTGAAATCAAAATGATTTAATGGGCCCTGCTTTTTTGCAGTTACGTAGCACCAGAATATGCAATGACGGGGCACCTTCTTGTCAAGAGCGATGTCTACAGCTTCGGCGTTGTACTTCTTGAGCTGCTTACTGGTAGAAAACCGATCGACATGTTACAACCGCCAGGTCAGGAAAATCTGGTCACATGGGCTCGTCCTCTTCTCACAAATATGGATAATTTGGAGATGATCGTTGATCCAGCTCTTGCAATGAATGTACCGATTGACAGCATCGCGAAAGTTGCGGCCATTGCATCCATGTGTGTTCAGCCAGAAGTCTCTCACCGTCCATTTATGGGGGAGGTAGTTCAGGCCTTAAAGTTAGTATGTAACGAATGCAATCAGAACATAGGAACTGAGAGTTGTAGCCAGAATGAGCTACCTAATCGAGACACAGCAGCTAGGGTCAGTAATGGGTCAGGTCTTGAAGCTGAAAGGGTACTTTTGGCATCTGATATATTAAGTACATCAGCAAGGTTTGATCAGGATGAATCTGGCTCATTTCAAATGCACTCAAACTCAGGTCCTCTGATCATGAGCAAGAGCAGACAGTTTTGGCAACGACTGAGAAGCCTGTCTACAGGAAGCATAAGCGAGCGTGGAGCTGCACAAAGATTTGGGATAGGTTCGGAATGTGGTGAACAGTGGTCATAGGAAATGCTTGCCAACAGTAATTGCCGATGTTACCTGACAATCTAAGATTCAAGAACTAGCATAGCAGCTCCAAGCATTAGTAGGATTGTGCAAATTGTATAGCCGAAGTTACTTTAGGAATAGAGAAAAAACGAGCACCAAATCAGATGCACATTTCCAGCATTGCAAAAGATCATTATGTGGCATTCTCAATATCAAGGTATGTTTCTGGGTCTCATTGTGCTGATGGCTTATAATAAATTTCTGGATCTCGTGGAGCCGATGGATTACAAGTGACTTTCTGGCTTATAAGAATCTGAGTAGTTCTTTAATGATCGGTCATGACTACAAATTTTTTGGATGATCAGCTCATTCTTTGTCTGTCCGAAATAATTTAAAAGAAGagttgtttccttttcctttagaTTTGGAAAGCCTTTGTGATACAAGGCATCTAGTTTTCAGATCATTGCACCATGTAAAATGCTTATGAGGACCTTTTTCAATCAATCTAGCCTATCTGTTCTTCCATGTGCCTCAATCTGAAATCTTGTATGGTTACTGTTCAATTTTCTTGATCATGGTAGAAGGAACCTTTGGTAATTTCTGCATTCACGCAAAGTTTTCGCCTTCTTCCTTTCATCTTCCTACAGTCAACCTTTTCTGTCATTTACAATATTTGGTTATCATGAACCAAAGCAGATCAACAGATGCATCAAGGATCCTAATGCTCTCGAGCCATACATAGATCGAAGGTATCTATCACGAAGCACAGTAGCTCTCATCATTCACTTAGTAGATAACTCATTGAATGAGAAGATAAGTTTGCCATTGACTCTGGTCGAAGTCGCTGTGGCTTTTGCATTTGAAATGCAGTAATTTTTGGACTGGTAGGACATTTCATattataatgagaagataaactTGCGATTGATTCTGTTTGCTGAAATGTAGTTTATTCTGTTGCATATAGCTTTGGTGTCATTTGTAATGCTGCATGCGAGAAAGAGCAGTAGTCAATTTGGTGACAGAAGCAGTAGATTGAGTTGGAGTAGACTGCCTCCAAAATTCAATTGCTAGTATTCTCCTCTTCTACAGGTCATGTAGGTTTATGATGACAGCAGTCAGTCTGATACCTCaatgtttaaaatataaatatgtccgatgaagttttaaattttttatttttgataaataaatttgatatatcaTTAATAGGCCAAAGTTTAAGGTTTAAAATATATCGGTTGAGATTTCGGACCTTCAATCTTTCTTTTATAAGTGAGGTTAGTAACATCATCACCAAATATCTTAAAAGAAGTTTCCAACTCTTAATCTTTAGTAAACGGATACGCTATAGTTTAAAGTGTATAGGACACAATTTGAAGTGAGATTTCTAATTTATTTTAGTCCATTTATTATGTTTTACAATCCACTATAAAATAAAGAAACAAATAGAGCATCAAACGTTGCACGTGCcgtactgttaggactctagctatgagagtcctaattgagagggacattcatgtaaaatcaacCTAAGCTGACAGATGAAGAGGTCGGTtatggttaggaggttgtttcttagagaagaattaggagttgtaaatgaataggagtcatattaggagttggttagaagtagaagtcctgaataggagtcctattatgagttagggtttaaaagccctataaatagctatgtattcctcccattttcataagtaatagatgaatcttttctacaatctttgaacagcaacttggaggaaggaacccctataaagttataaggagatcgatcccctaaaacgatcaaccccaagtttagaatctgtaatgttcatatatcatatatatatatatataccttagaTTAAAGTGGGCAGCTTTCTTGCTGTTTGGGCGATGCATAGAAAACCTTATCCAAGGCCCTCATTTTAGGCATGTAAAAGTCAAACATTTGCTCATCAGTCAACCAGCTCTAGCAACGCATCCCTGATAGAACAGAGTCTGATGGAAGCAGCCGTTCACAGTAGACCAAAGAGTGTTAGATATCGACTACGACACACTGTGGCTATGAGTCCGGACTATATAACTCTTCTCGCTTTGTTAATGCCAGAGGAGAAGTGACCGTAGCAACGCAGCCAGCCGTCGGAGAAACCCTAAAAGCGAATAGAGAATACGTGAGCATATGTTTCACgagagagacggagagagagagagagtagcggAGAACGGTGTGGCTTTTAGGGAGATCTCGTGAAGGCTGCTGACGCTGCGGTCACGGCGTCCTAAACAGCAGAAGGCAGAGCCCACAGAGCCCCACGCAGAGATGTCGACGTGACAAAAGCTAGAAAGGATGAAACACGAGTACTCGAGAGCGCGACAGATTCCAGCGTTCCCTTTCCTCCCTTTCGCCCTCCCTCGGTGTGTGGCGAGACTGCTgagatatgtatacatgtataaccAAGAGGTGGTGTTGTCTCTGACGATGCGACGTTGACAAACGTAAAGATACATCGAAGAACATGATAATGTTGCGCTATTCACGATATAATAATGCATTAGGAGAAACAGCTGATGCTTTCTAGACTTCGATTTGTGTCTGGAGTCCTCAGAGACACTACCTGTGTTTCTTCTAGGAATAAAGGGAGAAGAGAACAACACTTCGAGCAAAAACCATGCATTTACTAGCTAAATGTAGGGCGGGGGGGGGAATCTTGCATGTACtgcaatcatatattttttattattgtaaagAAAATCTTAAAAATGTATCACTACATTAAACAGCTCGTAAATTATCGTTCTATTAATTATTCAATAAAAATATAGTGTTTAATTAGCAAATCCAGGGAAATTTATTGGACTATAATAAACATATTTACTTTATGGGGATAAATATTCCATTATTCTTAACTAGGAATATTACAGAGTCATTTAAGGAAAACCAGAGAATGTTGTGCTTCGGAAATAAAGTTTATGAGGATAAACCCTACAACAACACAAATAGATACTTTTGTGGCAAAGGCAAAGCAAGGAAGAGCGCACCGCACGGTACAAAGAGTTCTCTCGGAGGAGGAAGGAGGCCAACGAACAAGTGTCCTTCGAGCAGAGAGGTTGCTCAGAGGTACAGAGCCAAGTCAAGGATATCCCTGTGGGAAAACAGCCCTTGGTCCTAAGAAGTCTCTTGTCATCCCATCATTCCCACCGCCACCTCCTCCCTCACCCCTTCCTTGGCTTCTGACCACGCCATCCACGAAGCTGTTCTGTCTCCTCTTGAATCCCGGGATCCTTCCAAGTGCATCGTCGAAAGAACCCACAAACCCTGGAGTCGAAGAAAGTGGGTTCAGCATCATGTCCTGGAGGAGAGCAGGAGGTGCAAACACTTGCCCAAAACCTCCTCCTCGTCCACCACTCACTTCTTGATGTGAGGAGGACAAGCCGAGATCAAAGCCAGAAGTAGCATTGTATGCGGACGAGTCGTGAGTAGCCATCTGATCAGCGTCTGAAGGTCTACTTACGGTCGAACCCATTTGCGCCGCTTGCTGCAGCAATGCAGTGGCCGACATGTGTGGAAAGGAAGTTGCGGAATGGTCCGTGGGAAAGAAAGGAGGTGGAGGTACTGGGTTTTCATGAGGGTATGCTTCGTCTAATCTCATGGGGTATATGGACGAAGGCATCACGTCAAAGTAGTTCAGAGAAGTGATCGCCTGGCAGTTCAGCCATGGTGGGATATCTGACCTGTCGAAGTGCTGCTGCTCTCTTTTCAGTGCGATCTCCTGCTGCAGCCCATGGCTGCTCGACGGACTGTTGCCGACCTCTGTGGCTCGCATAAAGCGAGTGAACTGGCTCTGCAGATCAGGTTGCTGGAGCGGGAAGGGCTCAAATGATGCTGTAGGATGAGAGAATTGGAGCAGGTGGCGATCGGCTATAGGGTTTGATGTAATGCCGACCCTCGAACTCCTTTCTGTCAGTGCATCACAGAAGGCCCTGTGAGTCACGAAGCTGTCCCTCCTGCAATCAGTAGCAGTACCACAATCAAGAAAACGCAAGAGAACAAACATCACAAAGGCAGCAGCCATCCATCAttcacaaaagaagaaaaagaaagcacagcACTAAACTCCAAAAAGAAACAAAGGTCGAGAAAAAGAGATCAAAGGCAGACAGTAAAGCTGAGTAGATGATATGATGCCTCGAGTCTCATAATCTCTGGATCTACCAAGATAGTCTGAGGACCTCAAGAATACCTGCTTGATGAGTTCGTTTACGCAGTTTCTTCACATAATGTTTTGTGATCGAGAGATCAATCAGTGTTACCTCGAAAAGAGAGTGCCACAGTCGCATCTGTATTCCCTTGTGCCACAGATCTTGGAGTGGGCCTTCCAATCGGACTTCACAGCATATTTCTTGGAGCACTTGTCAcacttccacttcttctcgccATGCTTCCGGCTGAAGTGCTTCTTGATGCCAGTGAGGTCTCCGAGTGCCCTAGAAGGTTCATGGTGGACGCATGTCACCTCTGGGCACACGTACACCTTCTTCCTCGCCTCCTTGCTTCTTTGCTTCAGCTTCCATGGGAGATTGTGGCCCCTCCTGTGGAGCTGCAAGTTCTGGTCCCTCTGGAATCCTTTGTTGCAGATCTCGCACACAAACCTGTTGGTTGCCATCAGTGTCTTGGGAGACAGTGCTATTACCTCCGCATCTGGGTCTAAGGTCAACACCCAAAGCGCTGCGGTTAAGGAAAAGGAGAAGCACGGTGCAAAGCATATGTCCTTCCATCCACAATAATCATATCGTGGAAGAACAATACCTGGATTTCCCGGGAGGTTCCTCTTTTTCTTCACCGGACTTGGCTCTGTGGCGATCAGGGAGGATTGCTGGTTGGAGGAGGCGCTTGCTTCGCCAGAGGCAGAAGTGAGATTGGACATGTTCTCTTCCACAATTACCAGCCCTTCCATCGGCAGGTTATTCTTTGTTCTTGGTCTAGATTTGGATGTATGTGATACAGGTAGAAGTATGGCTTGGTTGAAATCTAGAGGCAAGAAAATGAAACAAAGGCCGACAACAAGGGCTGATCAATCTGTAGCACGCATCAAAAGGTCGGGAGAGAGAGGGCAATGGTTCCTCTCATCTTGATAAAGGCGCTATTAGATTCCTGACATGCATCGCCGAGGGATATCCCTGCACACAAGATATAAACTATTCATAAAACAAGAGAATTCTGAGAGCTCAGATCCTCGCAAGAGATTCTACCGGGAAGTAGAAACTCTACGTTGCAAGCCTGAACACCAAGCAGAAACATGAAACAAAGATTTCTATGAACACATCATGTGGAAAAGAACATACGGATCgagatgtttgtaacttctcAGAGCAATCCCACACCACCAAAAGACTCGAATTCTAACATCACAGCCAGGAAAAAATTAAGAGCTTCTACTTGCTATAGAATCTAAATCATACAAGCAGAATCGCAAGGTGAGAACAAAGCGATGATGATGGAGAAGAAGAGATGGAAAAGCAATTTAGGGAAGTTCTGCGGCACACACATACAcgtgggagggagagagagagagagtatatggATGAGGGAAGCAAGGAAATGTGGAGTCCCCCACCCATTCAATACCCAAACGCCTACAGCCTACTCTGACGTCGCACTTTCTGTCTTTTGCTTTGTTCGCTATGCACGTCTAGAAATTCCTCGCTCTACTTTTAAGATTCTTCTCTTTTCGACTGTGAAATGCGCCAACTTTTTACTACGTTACATCAGTTATTATCGTCGTTGGAACGACGACATGGGAAGAGCAGCGCCATCTCGTACGGTGTCGAGTTCGACCAACCACTTCCATTAAATGGCACGCAGTCATGCAGTGTTTGTACACACAGTAGTGGCAATAGATATGCTATCAACACATAACCTTCGTTTCTCATGGATCATAGCAGCTCGGCGGTCTTGCATCTTGTAGCGTGGATATATTATTAGGGTTAGTGCAAACTGATGTCCCAAGTTTGAGTCCAGTTCGATAGCTCAGATGTACGTGCACACCTGAAAGTATCCTCCTTCTATATGCCCCAAATCTATTGCTCTGCTAATTGATCATACTGATTAGGTAAGCTTAGATAGCGTCACGTCATCATCGTAGAGTGAGTTCTCGTTAGATAGCAAGCTGAAATGTCACATTTCAGTTTTGTTCATCCCATATATCAATACTAAGTTAATTCTGATATCGTGTATTACGATTCAGTTCGACGAGAAAAAAAAGACTCGTTAACTAGAATGCTTATAACCATGTGGTTTGACACGATGAGATCGATgtctcattaatgtcaatggacgCCCGATACTAGATCAACTCTAATATTGTTTATCGTGATACGGTTCGATGAGATAACTAGCTTATTAATTTGATAAGTGATCTGATTCGCTTATGTCGAAGTTACCGATCGTACATCTATTAATTCCTTCCTTATAACTAAATTTGGAGATATTCCATatagattttagaaaaaaaacaaAACCATGAATGGAGCCAAGAAGAAGGTAAAGCAAGCTGCAAGCAACGATGGAACAGAAATCCCGTGCGGGCAATGCTCCATTGTTTCTCACCTTTGGTACTGTAATCGGTGCACACAACAAAAATGTTGTGCATCCAAAGCAGTCCGGCTTTTGATGATTCAAATAATAGTGTCTTGTGGCCAATTTGACGGCATCCGCAGATCCATGTGGTCCAGATGTTGGATGATACAGGAAATAAGACGAGAGAGTACGGCAAATTTGGACGCAGACTTGTTGGAATCCAAAGgtcgtgtatgtatgtatgtatacattacGTTCCCAAAAGTGCCTTTCCAAGTTTATATAGCAGCAGTGGTTTCTTCGTGGGTACTGCTGCGTGCAGGAACATGACATACATTACAGATGagtaagagggagaagaaaaaatcTGTCCTTGAAGGTGAATGTTTGTTGTTTTCGATGCTGCTCGAAAATATGTTTGTCTtggttgcatgcatgcatgtggaAAGAtaaaggaggaagaaagaggcggaggaggaggagacaaaACTCCCACTGAATGTCCACCTAAAGGCTGAGCTACTATTACACTCACAAAAATAAATGTTACATCCTTTTAACTGAATTTTGTACACCAAATATATCAAGAAACTCCTTTAGAAAATACACAAAGTAAATATTTATGTGTGAGACAGAGATTGAAATAATCAAGAATTAGCTCATTCAAGAAGCAGGAAATTATGTCTCCACCGGTGCAAATATGTTTACTGAAATGTAGTCATCTTAGCATAAGCTACAGTGTTTCGATAGGGTTGGTTATTCTACATAAAGTGTACATGGAAAAATATAGCATTACACTGAGGGTTTGCAAAAAGCAATCCAAAGGAATGGCAATGATGCAGAACC
This DNA window, taken from Musa acuminata AAA Group cultivar baxijiao chromosome BXJ3-7, Cavendish_Baxijiao_AAA, whole genome shotgun sequence, encodes the following:
- the LOC103991223 gene encoding receptor-like serine/threonine-protein kinase ALE2 isoform X1; translation: MGRALLQGFLRQPPLLLFPLGLLLLPIGVFGYKLSFNQHAFGMRRGKMGRRCGLSCRCIICVVMVASAIYRVEGLSMVLSEVSSVYPAQNKEINSESTTAPRSASLPKVAFSPIDGAVTPGVLPVMPSVASPAPSVHVTAGHKRPRASVPSLKNQPNANIASGPPRYSRPGPSNKSLIRPRKAPTTAFYPPAIDLHGSVAPPKSRTSPFSSAKRDGTPVAAPPTEMHRHLVPTNNSPSKAPMVTPAPEVIPKYSRPHHASPFHQGPSFSPTLAPAPSQSSPIPSGSNEWLNHSPTISPSSHPVTSSAAPPPPIWLLPPPPPNMDCNWLICTEPSTNPPPGSPCICVLPIRVGLRLSVTLYTFFPLVPQFAEEIAFGIYMKQSQVRIMGANVASDEPENTIVLIDLVPREELFDNTTAFLTFEKFWHKDIVINTSLFGEYAVLYVLYPGLPPSPPRAPADINFGDGTSGNSNNGRTIKPLGVDVRKQKEKTSGNLIAVIVLSSFVALTLCVGAAWFLLLKKRCHSHMAAAHLHKVLPLFARTSGTKHMMLGNRPCSESASFSSSVATYTGSAKTFTLAEIEKATNRFDESKIIGEGGFGRVYQGTLEDGIRVAVKVLKRDDQQSGREFFAEVEMLNRLHHRNLVKLIGICMGEAARCLVYELVPNGSVESHLHGKQRVDKETAPLDWNSRMKITLGAARGLAYLHEDSSPRVIHRDFKSSNILLEHDYTPKVSDFGLARAALDEGNLHISTRVMGTFGYVAPEYAMTGHLLVKSDVYSFGVVLLELLTGRKPIDMLQPPGQENLVTWARPLLTNMDNLEMIVDPALAMNVPIDSIAKVAAIASMCVQPEVSHRPFMGEVVQALKLVCNECNQNIGTESCSQNELPNRDTAARVSNGSGLEAERVLLASDILSTSARFDQDESGSFQMHSNSGPLIMSKSRQFWQRLRSLSTGSISERGAAQRFGIGSECGEQWS
- the LOC103991223 gene encoding receptor-like serine/threonine-protein kinase ALE2 isoform X2, producing the protein MGRALLQGFLRQPPLLLFPLGLLLLPIGVFGYKLSFNQHAFGMRRGKMGRRCGLSCRCIICVVMVASAIYRVEGLSMVLSEVSSVYPAQNKEINSESTTAPRSASLPKVAFSPIDGAVTPGVLPVMPSVASPAPSVHVTAGHKRPRASVPSLKNQPNANIASGPPRYSRPGPSNKSLIRPRKAPTTAFYPPAIDLHGSVAPPKSRTSPFSSAKRDGTPVAAPPTEMHRHLVPTNNSPSKAPMVTPAPEVIPKYSRPHHASPFHQGPSFSPTLAPAPSQSSPIPSGSNEWLNHSPTISPSSHPVTSSAAPPPPIWLLPPPPPNMDCNWLICTEPSTNPPPGSPCICVLPIRVGLRLSVTLYTFFPLVPQFAEEIAFGIYMKQSQVRIMGANVASDEPENTIVLIDLVPREELFDNTTAFLTFEKFWHKDIVINTSLFGEYAVLYVLYPGLPPSPPRAPADINFGDGTSGNSNNGRTIKPLGVDVRKQKEKTSGNLIAVIVLSSFVALTLCVGAAWFLLLKKRCHSHMAAAHLHKVLPLFARTSGTKHMMLGNRPCSESASFSSSVATYTGSAKTFTLAEIEKATNRFDESKIIGEGGFGRVYQGTLEDGIRVAVKVLKRDDQQSGREFFAEVEMLNRLHHRNLVKLIGICMGEAARCLVYELVPNGSVESHLHGVDKETAPLDWNSRMKITLGAARGLAYLHEDSSPRVIHRDFKSSNILLEHDYTPKVSDFGLARAALDEGNLHISTRVMGTFGYVAPEYAMTGHLLVKSDVYSFGVVLLELLTGRKPIDMLQPPGQENLVTWARPLLTNMDNLEMIVDPALAMNVPIDSIAKVAAIASMCVQPEVSHRPFMGEVVQALKLVCNECNQNIGTESCSQNELPNRDTAARVSNGSGLEAERVLLASDILSTSARFDQDESGSFQMHSNSGPLIMSKSRQFWQRLRSLSTGSISERGAAQRFGIGSECGEQWS
- the LOC103991223 gene encoding receptor-like serine/threonine-protein kinase ALE2 isoform X3, with product MGRALLQGFLRQPPLLLFPLGLLLLPIGVFGYKLSFNQHAFGMRRGKMGRRCGLSCRCIICVVMVASAIYRVEGLSMVLSEVSSVYPAQNKEINSESTTAPRSASLPKDGAVTPGVLPVMPSVASPAPSVHVTAGHKRPRASVPSLKNQPNANIASGPPRYSRPGPSNKSLIRPRKAPTTAFYPPAIDLHGSVAPPKSRTSPFSSAKRDGTPVAAPPTEMHRHLVPTNNSPSKAPMVTPAPEVIPKYSRPHHASPFHQGPSFSPTLAPAPSQSSPIPSGSNEWLNHSPTISPSSHPVTSSAAPPPPIWLLPPPPPNMDCNWLICTEPSTNPPPGSPCICVLPIRVGLRLSVTLYTFFPLVPQFAEEIAFGIYMKQSQVRIMGANVASDEPENTIVLIDLVPREELFDNTTAFLTFEKFWHKDIVINTSLFGEYAVLYVLYPGLPPSPPRAPADINFGDGTSGNSNNGRTIKPLGVDVRKQKEKTSGNLIAVIVLSSFVALTLCVGAAWFLLLKKRCHSHMAAAHLHKVLPLFARTSGTKHMMLGNRPCSESASFSSSVATYTGSAKTFTLAEIEKATNRFDESKIIGEGGFGRVYQGTLEDGIRVAVKVLKRDDQQSGREFFAEVEMLNRLHHRNLVKLIGICMGEAARCLVYELVPNGSVESHLHGKQRVDKETAPLDWNSRMKITLGAARGLAYLHEDSSPRVIHRDFKSSNILLEHDYTPKVSDFGLARAALDEGNLHISTRVMGTFGYVAPEYAMTGHLLVKSDVYSFGVVLLELLTGRKPIDMLQPPGQENLVTWARPLLTNMDNLEMIVDPALAMNVPIDSIAKVAAIASMCVQPEVSHRPFMGEVVQALKLVCNECNQNIGTESCSQNELPNRDTAARVSNGSGLEAERVLLASDILSTSARFDQDESGSFQMHSNSGPLIMSKSRQFWQRLRSLSTGSISERGAAQRFGIGSECGEQWS